The Esox lucius isolate fEsoLuc1 chromosome 20, fEsoLuc1.pri, whole genome shotgun sequence region ttccatGTATTAATTTTGCTATgtgaataaacttgcttgctttgcTAGCACCTTTCTCTGCACTGTCCCACTACAATTTGCTGTAGTGTGTATGATTTTAAACTTGCTTCATGATTCTCTTTTCCggtttgtgtgtggtggtggtgttgttttCCGAGGGTGAACACATGGACCATCCTTCTTTACTTTGAGCTTAACTGGAATATAGTATGTCAGTTCCTCCAGTGGTCAGTGCCATGCTGTGCAGATGCTATGGGTTGAACCCCCTACTCCACTGGTATTTCCACAGTAGCACTGTGCAGTGTGCAGAGCTCTGCCAAAAACCATATCCTACAGCGCAACTTTGACCAAACAGTTGTTTTGACACATCCGTGTGTCTGCctctgcacacaaacacagatataATATGTGGGATGGATGAAGCCAAGTGGAGAAAGCATTTCTGAGTATTGAGATACTCCCCAGAtgaaggaggaagagatgaTGAGAAGACAATTTAGATGTGAACCTCTCTAACAGGAAATGTGCTTGGTTATGAGTAACCTGCTGTGATGAGGAAATAACTGCTGAGGGTTTTAGAGGGAAGGTACGAGTGAGAAAAATAATTTACTGTTGTTACTTGCAGCTTAGCTGATTACTGGCCTTTTAGTCTAAAGTGGATCAACTTAATTTGCAATACTTTTAGTGTGACCTTGATCTCTCAGAGATTCCTTTCGTAAACATTCAGAATCTGGAAGGTGGGGGGTAGTGCTGAGGGCAAAAGGTAGAAAACCACTGACCTCGGAATGCAAGATTAGCGAGAGTGGTCTTAAAGTCAGTTGCCACAGCTCCTAAACAACGGGAAACGTATATTTCAGTGGACATTACATGTAACGTTGGTTGTTAGCCGTATATCTGTCTTCAGTATGTAACTCCTGTGGCATCGtgccttctccttttctcctggCGTGTGGGCTGAGTGAGGTGCACGTGGGAGGGTGTTATCAGGGAATGCTGTGGTACTGGCTTTGGCATTGGTGGGATTTTAGGGGTTGCAGTGTTTAGGGTGTAGGTGGAGAATATGTTGGAGGACAATTCAGACTCAGCAAAGATAGATGAGTCACAGCTAAACATTCCTTCCACTAGGAGCCCACATAGTGCCCTTCCCCCACCCCTCTGCGCCACTCCCTAATTCTACCCTCCGACAGCAGTCTACTGTAAAATAAACAGGGCCTGTATCAGCAATACCACCAGCATGTGGAGAGGTTGGCCATGATTCATACGCGTCCCCCACCCAACAAACCACGGAGTGAAGGTACTCTCTACGTTTCTCTTTTTAGAACCACAAAGCACTTACTGTAGGTCTGACGGTAGCTGCCAAGTCATTATGGGAATGTCCGTGAGGTGGATTCATTTGGATGTGGCCTGCTGGGTCCCCCTGTTGAAGCCTACAGGCCTCGGTCTTAATGGGGGAGATTGGCACAACATCATTATGTCTAATTAGTCGGTGCCAGTCCATCCTACCCGTCAGTCCTGCTGGTTCCTCCTGATGCCTGTGCGGTGGAACCAGATGGTATAGATTAGACCGGATACCTCAGGCGAGGTTTGCAGTTATTTGTAGGACTGAATGAGGATGTTACTCGTTTAAGTTCACGTGGTGAGTGATGGATAAATGAGAGACAGGAAATAGTGACCCATATAGTGATTTTAACCCTTTCTTTTAATTCCTCCTGTAAAAGAAATAGAGAGCGATCAGGTATCATAGGAGAGACCCGAAAGAAGGCTATGAAGGGGCCTTTCATTCCCTGCCAACCTAAATAACCAGGGATTAGTAACTATGACATAATTAACCATAACTACCCACTCCACATTTAAACCACCTTTAAACATGCTGCTGAATTCTGAGTTGTAAtcaggcttggaatttcgtcATTTTAGGAGCAAGGCCTTcagtgtcacaaaaatgtttagggcacaaaggccactgagtgaaataagaggatttggagcttcaaataaacaacttggattgttgataagaaaaaaaacttgcatgacataaaaacatacattattcactaattaatatcatattttgaataataacttattgtaactgatgtgttttttccacataaaaagtttcattatcatgttttaaccctttaaattacttctactcctccctcaaaatgtttatagattctggaataTGTTACATTTCAGAGACTTTAGTTGGAAGCGTTCACATGACGACAACAAACAGGCTAAGGcattgacagttaagtaaccctaaagctagctagccagaggcataacattacctcagttacccaaaGTAAACCGCAAAGTATCTTTTAACGTCACAATcacctgcgctaatgagtaccacttaaataaacaaatatagtgaAACAAGTATAAATACTTAATATAGTgaacaaatataaagaaaaagtaattaaaaaaaaatatttcactacAAACGATGCCATGTctagtgatgtcaaacctaacgttACTTCTCCAAGCTTTTAAAAAgcgttcaggtgtattctcccactcggaGGTCAGAACTTTCCCACtacccagttgctcatgaacgcaccttccaaaacagagaggttttATTCAGGTAACCACTAAATAAGTAATCTAtctttaactagctagcttgcttacctgaTTGTAGTCCATTCTTGTGGTTATTCTCAGttgcgaactacaaacaaacttacaaaCAAACTGCCAACTGTTAGATTCTGACAGTAGCAGGGGTACAAAAGCCATGGTGGCCCTAGGGCGTACAATGAATTTCGCGGCATCACGTCCGTGGCATGAATGCAATCGCTTATGCCAAGAAATATTTGAGGCATTTCATTTGCCAGGAAAGTGGTGATGATGAGTGAGTGAGACTTTGTCAGATTCAGACTGACACTGCAGCACTATGTGCATCGGAGGCAGCGCCATCACCCCTGGACACACCAAACTGTTCTGTGATCAACTGGTAGCCTTGATGAtaccaaaaagaaaatgtttattattgtgtCTTGGATTCATGGTGTTAGGAGTCCGTTCTTCATTGCGTGTTCAGTATGTGTGCCTGCAGTAGTGTGTCtgcgcgtgtgtatgtgtcagtgtATTAACCCCCATGTCTCAACTTGCCAGGATGGTGTCCAGGGTGAGTGCGTGGTTCTGGAATGAACGGCTTTGGTTCCCTGAggggctgggctgggctgaCCTGGAGGACAAAGATGGGCGGGTCTACGCCAAGGCCAGTGACCTTTGGGTGGCACTACCCATCGCTCTCACCTTCCTTGTTATACGACAGATCTTTGAGAGGTAAGTCTTTCCATCTTGCCTGTTTCCTCTGCCTTTACATCCATGCAACTGTCCCAAACCTCTTCCACTTCCAGGCTACATATGTTTTTCATGTCTTTGTGGGTTTTACCTCTTTTTCCCATCGATCAAGTTCTTTGCTCTGCTAGTCTTTAGTTTGATTATATTACTGTACATCCACTCAGTAATttaatctctctctgttttcaatGAGTCACTTTGATCTTATCTGTGTCTTCGTCTGCTCTGCGTCATTACCTTTCATAACCTCTGCTCCCTCTTCTCTCAGGGCCCTACTCATGTTTTCTAGAAACCAATTCAGCATTCGCCCCATGTTGGACTGTTAAAACCCCCTTGAAAGATGAAACCTTTCTATGTCATAGCATCTCTTTttgtctgtccctctttcttATCTGTCCACCCTGTGGCATGATAAGATCCAACCCACACGCTATATCCACTGAAACTTCGGGACCCTGGCTAACCcggcccctccctctctgtgtgcaGGTTCGTGGCAACCCCTCTGGCTCTTCTCATGGGGGTGAAGGAGAAGGTCCGGCTTAGAGTGTCACACAACCCCTCGCTGGAGTCATTTTACTGTAACACAACCAAGAACCCAACACAGGTGACACATGGatacttcacacacacattcaaatgtCAACACTACACAACTGTTTTACAACACACCCCCATGTTGATAAACTGAATCTTCTAACTGGATCTCTCCACTTCCCCCACCCCTCCAGAGTTCCATAGAGAGTTTATGTAAGCAGACAGGTTGTTCTGAGAGACAGGTGCAGAGATGGTTCAGGAGACGCAGGAACCAGGACCGACCAAGTTTACTGAAGAAGTTCAGAGAGGCCAGGTGATGTTTTATCTGTTTTTTGTCTGACAAAGGATTAAATGTGCAACAACTCTTTTGATGATAGCTGTAGATAGCAATCTCAACTGCTTGCATGGCAGTATCAAACAAGAATTGATGCGATCACCCCCTGAAAACATGGCGGATGAAAGTACTGCTTATTGGCTTTGATTTCAGCCAAACAATCGGaataccaaaaaaataaaaacatatttcacacacatatacacacacacacacacacaaaaccaattttaaattggaaatctctcaccaacatagccttatgcacacacacacacagagtacatTCACTCTCGTAACAATGACTTTGGCCCGTGAGCacatggaaagaaaaacaatgagaCTATTTATATCTGGCACTGATTATATTGTTAGCCTGGTTTTACCAAGGCTTCTCCAGTCCACCGGTCAACACAAACGCACGTTTGTCTTTCTAGCCTTGTGAGAACCGAAGACCTACAGTAACACTGACTCAGAGAACCAGACTGCAATTCAAAATCCGATTTTCCCTAACCCTTGAACCAGATCTTAACcagaaacaaaacataaaactaCCCATACATAATTCCAAATCCGtaaacctaaccccaattgAAGCCCAAAAAATAACCTCTTGTAACTGGGTTCGAAATGCCTCAGGAAGACAagttgtcattgttttattctatattattattaatatgctTCTGTTTGCTTCTGGAGATTTTTGGTACTCATAAGCATATTCAAACTTGTAGAAGCACAACACCTGTGCCTCCCACATCACCAGTCCTGAGAGCACGTTAGGCCCTGTCAGCAGAATCTGTTGACTTCTGTTTCCAGAAGTGATTGTTAGAGGACTGAGTGGTGAGGTCAGTAGGtggagaagacagagggagcTCTGATTCAGGAAGCTGCTATGGTTTAATATTTCATAAGAGGATCCAAGTGAATGCTACTGTAACATGTCATTCCTTGAGCATGTCGAATAGCCTTTGTGATTTAACAGCATCTGCCCTTCAGTCTTAGAATGTGTAGATAAAACATGCATTTATGATCCCAATCACTGTCATCATCATATCATTATTTTACACCTTCATTTCACACAGAGAGTCTCATAACATTATGGATGTGATTTGCATTGAGgttttatgtctctgtgtttaCCTCAAgagttcagagtgtgtgtgtgtgtgtgtatccactcattttcagtgtgtgtttatgtgttgtttATTGTTCATCGTGTGTTTTTCACATTACGGCATCCCTGTCCTGAATCAGGCTATTGTTTCTCTTCACAACagcctcactgtctctctgtttctctctctccgtccctctatccgtctgtctctttctcactgtctctctgtctatctgtctctgtttctgtttgtctcttgctttctctttctATATGTCGCACTCTTTTTTTCATCAATTACATTACAtaaaaaagggttttattgtCAAGTGTAACATTGCTTTACATTTCAAAGCAAGTGGAAATATTATTTAGAAAGAAttacaaaagtaaaataaaataaaattagaaaAATAGTAATCTTTTGATGCACAGTATTTCAAAGGGATTAGGGAGTTTCAACGTTTTATGTTGTAACAATGTGCAAAGTAAGGGAATGACAAGGGAAAAATATAGAGATACATATTGATTATatttacaatgttgtttttgctccaCTGGTTGCCTTTTTCTGAAATGGGTTCACACACTTTGTGTTTGTTGATTTGGTATTCAGGTATTCTTCCGCTGTATTCACTGTCTTTAGGGCAAGTTACTGTTCTAATTTGGTAGGGGTGGGTATTGGCAAGCACCTTGCGATACAATGTATCACGATACATGTTACGATTCAATACATCACGATTCATCACAATATCACAACTGAATCACGATACTTATTAAGTgctaaagaaaacctcaaataatattaGGCTTTATGCTTGAAATGACAATCTTTAGCCAATCCCCATTAACAACTCCTAATGAACCCCTAGCTTCTAAATTTAGACCCCAATAGAActctagaatgctgctgttgattactgaaaattctcaaaataaattatatattcgtacacatttcaaacaaacagacatagcACAAAAACCGAATTACAATTACAAGTCAACTTGGTTTTAAAGAGCACGTACTCCTCTTTAATTTGATAACACTGTAACAtgtaataatttgttttctcccattaacaatcaaaagaaagaaatgaaggTCTAAGTTTGCATAAAACGATATATTTCAACGAGATTGAGCCAGCAGTCTAATTAGGTCGGTACAGCTGAACTTAATGTGTGATCATAATAAAGTAAGCACGAGTTTTTATAAATGATAAAGGGAAGTATGTGGCGTACATCTTTTGGCAGATGCAGGACGTCATCGCGTTCAGGTGACAACTTCGTCAGCGAAGCACAACATTACTGCTTCGCGGTTAGCTACTGAAAGTGACAGCTTGCTATCAAGTAGATTCTGTGAAATATATACCATTTGCGAAATTTCGTATAGCCAACACTAGCATCGCCCAGAGTACTTCGCTTGTAGCATACTTGTCGGTGTGTCTGTGGGCGAACTAGCGTCTTACGGTCAACTGTGTAATAAGGtttgtgcgcgcgcgcgcgtgtgtggtggaatacagtcaaaattTCAATGatcactacttttcttcaacatgaaatgcttacattacagaatgcatggttttatactgtaatggcagtgtttttaatggaagtcaatgggacatttttgtccacgaaggtgtcaagagggtgcaaaattcatatacagagtatgaaagacatgaaagagttaaagacattggatttcaaaaatgtaactaAAAATAAGAATTCTGCCAAAAAATCATGCCCCtagctgcaacacagacaaaaagatcaccaaatcaacaaaacaaaatgaacaaaaatgcCCAAAGGGGGCAAAAGGGTTAAAAGAAGTCTGTTGACagcataataaataaacatcgaTTCTAGACATCAGAATATCGATACAATATTGTGGAAAAAATTATCGCGATTTTGGTCAGTTTGGTCAGTTTTGTGTTTGTTCCTTTCCACTGTGTCACATAATTAAATTCCATTTAAAGGCTTTTTTTGGGGGGCATGGGAAACCTTTGTTAACAGTGGAACATAAGGAAgatgtaaaataatacataataacatttaaataacattggGTATATTAACTATATttatctctcactgtctctgtgaAACACTATATTACCAGTCATGGACTGGATAACTACCAGTCTACTTAGGCTAAAGTATTGCTGGAGGTGTGGCACTTCACAGGAAAGTGTTATTTGTTcagtcttgtctgtctgtctttccatcacACTCTATCCATTTTTCTTCCACTTCATCTCTGTCTGCTCCCTTGCTGGAGaagatttttctttgtctcttgcTTCTGCCATCTATAACATAGCAGATTGCTCTGTTGTAGTACTGGAGGTTCTGCCTCCATCTGTGGAATGCATGGCAGAAGTCAGGTGGATTTAGcattatgtttctgtgtgtgttttgctatGGATGTTTCCTACAGCTAAgcagaatgtgtgtatgtgtgttctctTACAGTTGGAGATTTACCTTTTACCTTCTTGCTTTCATTGCTGGCCTGGCTGCCCTCATTGACGTGAGTACCACTGCTTCCTGTTGAAGTCCCTCCCCCTTCTTGACAGTTTAGTCATGTAGCAGAGTAACTTACAGTTGAACCATTGATGAGTAACCAAGGCCTTTTCACTGACAGAAATACACTAACATGTCTTCAAAGGGCTGACTGTGACATGAAAAACTGAGTATGCAAAACACATGTAACAACCACACAGTTGGAGtcatttgttaaaatgtttagcTAGTTCTACTTTGTCTCTAAGTGTGCCATTTCCCTCATGCTTATGTTGTTACAGGATATACATATGTCCAGCAATACATAACTAATAAATCAATGTATACCTAACTTTATAAATCCAGTACTTTGTACTCTCTCTCTTACAGAATGAAATACTCTGAGAGAATGCCAAATACAAATCAACAAAGGGAAATTATTTAACACTATGTGACTGAAATTAGAATGGGTTGATTTGTTCCTCCTATTTCTTCTTCTCATTCTCTTCCTAGAAACCCTGGCTGTATGACTTCAAGGTGATGTGGGATGGCTTCCCAGTACTGGTAGGTAGATCTGGTTATTGATTGGTGGTAAATGATACAATGTGACATGGCAAAGTCATTGGAAGCATCAATCATTGACACTGTTTCGTAAACATTTAGATATTGTTGCGTTCCCTTAAAAATTACCCAAACTATTGTTGCTCAGTAGAAAAGGGGAACTGGCAAATGAACTAGGAAGACTCTAAAATGGTAGCCTCCTGGTGAGAGAGCCTGTATTAATATTAGTATGTTGTAGGGCTGTGGTGTTGAGTGTTTGACTGTACTCAGAGAGTGTGTTGTCATGAAGGTGTCAGCGTATGTTGTTGACATATGTTTTTCCTCTCCTCGtctctctatccatccatccatccatccaatcTACCAACTCTCCTCCAGACTCTGCTGCCATCTCAGTATTGGTACTACATGATAGAGCTGGGTTTCTATGGATCTTTAGTCTTCAGTGTTGCATCAGACGTCAAACGAAAAGTAAGTCTGGACCATGCCTGCTCTATAAAACACACTGTGTTAAAGAAAGTCTGGACCATGCCTGCTCTAAAAAGCACACTGTGTTAAAGAAAGTCTGGACCATGCCTACTCTATaaaacctcattgctgctatctctgcatcccggttgcacatgctacctactccttcaatttgccttgattgcacatctagaatgccatttagaattgccatttgtacccgcacaactattatcccacttgtaacatgcactatacttaatacttgtacgtGTTCTGCTCCTCTCtatttgttcagcattaatggtgccttcacatatGTGGACataagtcacccatgccatgtacactaatgcacccccataccatcatggaagctggcttttgaactgtgtgctgattacaagccagatggtccctctcctctttagtctggagggcatggtgtccatgattcccaaaaataatttcaaatcttgatttgtcagaccacaggacagttttctacttcgactcagtccatcttaaaagaGCTCAGGtccagagaaggcggcggcgtttctggatcttgtttatttatGGTATCGTCTTTGCctggtagagttttaacatgcatttgtggatgcagtgacctACAGTGTTCACTGTAGtgttcacccctctgagcctgggtcctctctaggtttcttcctaaaattcgaccttcttagggagtttttcctagccactgaaattcaacactactgttgtttgctccttggggtttaaggccgggtgtctctgtaaagcactttgtgacaactgctgttgtaaaaagcgctttataaatacattttgattgattgattgactgtacactttttggaagtgttccagAGGCCATGTAGTGATTTCCAGTACataatcatgtctgtttttaatgctgtgccgcctgagggcccgaagatcacagccatccagtattggtctTCGGCCCTGTctcttgtgtacagagatttctccaaactctctgaatcttttaatgatattatgtaccgtagatgatgagatctacaaactctttgcaattttacactgAAATTTTCTTTTCTTCAATTGTTGCATtctgcctgtgcagtctttcacaaagtggtgaacccctccccatcctcacttctgacagacccatcctttctggaatgatcttttcatacccaattatgttactgacctgttgccaattaacctaattagttgtgatagGTCCAACAGgattagttttttagcattacacaacttttacagtcttttgtttACTCTGtcacacatttttgaaatgtgttgctgatatcaaattcaaagtggacatatttttcaagatgcaataacatttctcagtttcaacatttgatatgttgtttttgtactattttctattgaatatagggtttaaatgatttgcacatcattgcattctgttattttttttagattttaagcagcgtcccaactttcttAGGAACAGGGTTGTAAATCAGATAATATAATATCAAGATCACCCAATCTAGCCTTTTAGTGCTTTGAACAGGCCTACAATTTGCTATCTACTGGACTTGTGGTACTACTTCTACACTGAGATAAGGAAATAGTAAACTGTGTGAAAAGTGTATACCTTGATTATACATTGAGTCTACATAAGTGCTCTTAAATTGATTGATTGTCACTTAAGTATAAAGATGtaacacatacagtatttatGGTACTGAAATCAATGCAACATTGAGCCTTTGTTTTTTGGTGcagaaaccttttttaaatCTCCTTAGTTAAATTTAAATGTCTTGATTGTAGTGCCTGTCACCTTTCTTAACCCTTTACTTGGATTACAATAATCCTGATTGATGGGATTAAGATAATCCTGATTAAAAACGATCCTACACACTACTTTTGAGTTTTTAAATATGCTAAAAACTATCCTACTAATTGTCTTTGAGTTTAAAAATGTGCAAAACGACGGATGACTTAGTTTGGAAATattaagttttgtttttttttaaatagtagtATATTATGGTAGACCAATCAGATAACTTTAAAAAGGATTTGTTCCCATGTCTTTCCAATCTCTGTCCTGCAGTTTGCGTTACTGCCACAGTGTCGTTCTTTGAAGGGAAAGGTTACCAGCAGCTACTGTGAAGGGTGGACATTAGACTGATATGatgatttgtttgtgtgtgtggagccgGAAGTTTAAAAGGGACTGTGTCAGTGGACTCTGCTCCGCTCTGGTCAGTACCTACAGGGTGTCTCTACCAGTCACCTGACACCCCTCTGGCATGAGCTGTTACTGGGAGTATGTGTGTTAAGGTTTACGAGTGCAAGCAtaggtgaggtgtgtgtgtgtttgtgtgtgtgtgtgtgtgtgcagatggcTGTAAAGGAACAATGTTATAACCTTAACCTTCTGtttcctcctttctccctcactGTCTGTATTCCcgtctcctcctttctccctcactGTCTGTATTCCcgtctcctcctttctccctcactGTCTGTATTCCcgtctcctcctttctccctcacGGTCTGTATTCCcgtctcctcctttctcccccaCTGTCTGTATTCCCGTCTCTGTAGGACTTTAAGGAGCAGATGGTTCACCATGTAGCCACGATCCTCCTCATCAGTTTCTCTTGGTGTGTCAACTACATAAGAGCGGGGACACTCATCATGTTGGTGCATGATTCTTCTGATTACCTACTGGAGGTGCGATCAATTACATGACCGCTGGAGAAACACCATGACATCAGAATTATATGCCATGTCCAAATAATACACTACAGTGTTATAATCTAACACATGATAACAAAAATAATCACAAAATCATGACAAATGACAACATGATAATATTGTAAATTGAATTGGTTATATTATTATCCAAAACCACATGTTGTTACAGTACCACTCAAAGGTTTTGACACCCCTACTCATTcaacagaatttttttatttttactgttttccaaaTTGTAGAATAATGTAGTAAAAGTGCAGACATCAAAACATACACATAACACATAAGGAataatgtagtaaccaaaaacatgtttcacaaatcaaaatacatttcatattgtagattcttcaaattagccacactttgccttgatgacagctttggaGAAGCACCTTTGCAGACATTACAATtgtgaatcatttaaaaaagaaaatattctaTTGAAATTTGTGTAATTGTCCCTTTGTACTgatatttctttctctccattcacTACCAGAATAAAGCAAACCCAGATTGTGGTTCTACCATCACAATATCTgagtaatttccattttatttgtgaaccaGGTAGTAGACCTGAAGTACTGATATTGGAGAAGTGGAGACATGTAGAAATTTAGTACTGTCATCTAGTGGAGGAAATATGACAAAACAATATTCTAACAACAACTtttatccctctctgtctttttctttgacAGTCAGCCAAGATGTTTAACTATGCTGGATGGAGAAACGCCTGTAACTACATCTTCATCTTCTTCGCTGCAGTCTTCATCTACACTCGGCTCTATATCTTCCCCTTCTAGTGAGAACTGGACACATGAACTGGACACATGAATGCCCTTAGGCTCTCACACCAGTTGAGATTGAGCatcataaatgtatgtttgttaaTCACCTATTGATTGTTACTAATGttattctctctcccccctcttcctatctctctctcagcatCATTTATACTACCTACGTTTATCCCTTGACCATGTACCCTCCGTTCTTTGGATACTACTTTCTGAATTGCCTCATGATGATTCTGCAGTGTCTCCATATCTTCTGGGCCATCCTGATTCTGCGTATCGCCATCCGGTTCCTGAGCGCCAATGTATGTACTGCAAGCACACCCAGACCTCACTTTGAACAATCCTGTCATTCTTTTTCAACATCTGACTATTGGACACGCCCTCTGGTCAGTCACTGGTTGAGGGCT contains the following coding sequences:
- the cers2b gene encoding ceramide synthase 2 isoform X1, which encodes MVSRVSAWFWNERLWFPEGLGWADLEDKDGRVYAKASDLWVALPIALTFLVIRQIFERFVATPLALLMGVKEKVRLRVSHNPSLESFYCNTTKNPTQSSIESLCKQTGCSERQVQRWFRRRRNQDRPSLLKKFREASWRFTFYLLAFIAGLAALIDKPWLYDFKVMWDGFPVLTLLPSQYWYYMIELGFYGSLVFSVASDVKRKDFKEQMVHHVATILLISFSWCVNYIRAGTLIMLVHDSSDYLLESAKMFNYAGWRNACNYIFIFFAAVFIYTRLYIFPFYIIYTTYVYPLTMYPPFFGYYFLNCLMMILQCLHIFWAILILRIAIRFLSANEKVDDERSDKEETDESGDELEEKEEVKNGLVQNGYTIHNNNHRKTE
- the cers2b gene encoding ceramide synthase 2 isoform X2, with the translated sequence MVSRVSAWFWNERLWFPEGLGWADLEDKDGRVYAKASDLWVALPIALTFLVIRQIFERFVATPLALLMGVKEKVRLRVSHNPSLESFYCNTTKNPTQSSIESLCKQTGCSERQVQRWFRRRRNQDRPSLLKKFREASWRFTFYLLAFIAGLAALIDKPWLYDFKVMWDGFPVLTLLPSQYWYYMIELGFYGSLVFSVASDVKRKDFKEQMVHHVATILLISFSWCVNYIRAGTLIMLVHDSSDYLLESAKMFNYAGWRNACNYIFIFFAAVFIYTRLYIFPFYIIYTTYVYPLTMYPPFFGYYFLNCLMMILQCLHIFWAILILRIAIRFLSANVDDERSDKEETDESGDELEEKEEVKNGLVQNGYTIHNNNHRKTE